From Patescibacteria group bacterium, one genomic window encodes:
- the deoC gene encoding deoxyribose-phosphate aldolase, whose translation MAKKKAATKKFDKKFVASMIDHTNIEISAAKADIEKLCAEAIYYNFRGVDVRPKWVRLVKKELKGTKIKVVVLVDPPIGLSPRQKRTMVCKKAKADGADELDVVMNLVDVKHENWPKILKDLKGISKILPTKVIIGSGYLTDEEIVKASEIVKKSGAFCVKTATEKDPLERRELTEKAWHLKLMKKGAPGLLIKASGRISNLDDVKIMVKSGADIIGTSSGVKIMSGFSKL comes from the coding sequence ATGGCCAAGAAAAAAGCCGCGACCAAAAAATTTGATAAAAAATTCGTCGCCTCCATGATAGACCATACCAACATAGAGATTTCCGCCGCAAAGGCGGATATAGAAAAATTGTGCGCCGAGGCTATTTATTATAATTTCCGCGGCGTTGACGTGCGCCCCAAATGGGTCAGGTTGGTGAAAAAAGAGCTTAAAGGGACTAAAATAAAAGTTGTGGTTTTGGTTGATCCGCCCATAGGATTGAGTCCCCGCCAGAAAAGAACCATGGTTTGCAAAAAAGCGAAAGCTGATGGCGCTGACGAACTTGACGTGGTGATGAATTTGGTTGATGTTAAACATGAAAATTGGCCCAAAATCCTGAAAGATCTAAAGGGAATAAGCAAAATTTTGCCGACCAAAGTTATTATCGGCTCCGGTTATTTAACCGACGAAGAAATTGTTAAGGCTTCGGAGATTGTAAAGAAGTCCGGAGCTTTTTGCGTTAAAACCGCGACCGAAAAAGATCCGCTAGAGAGAAGGGAGTTAACGGAAAAAGCTTGGCATTTAAAGCTTATGAAAAAGGGCGCTCCGGGGCTCTTAATCAAAGCCTCGGGTAGAATAAGCAATCTTGATGATGTGAAAATAATGGTTAAATCAGGCGCTGATATTATCGGCACGAGTTCCGGCGTCAAAATAATGTCCGGTTTTTCTAAATTATAA
- a CDS encoding heavy metal translocating P-type ATPase produces the protein MKKIILKIKGMDCASCAINITKRLEKQAGVISVNLNFATEKANIEYDEKKTSLKNIKRVITDTGYQINEGDKHKDHGQGEPGGHEHDGNEKKLKMKVIAAIILTLPVAVKMIWAWEIRGEFLGISTTDWLQAILTFIVVFIFGWQFHKNSLKQAQRWEANMDTLVSLGTAVAFGYSLWALLSGGHLYFESAAVITTLILLGKYLEVKTKGRASLAMKKLMELGVKKARMIHENGEEMEMDIAKIRIGDILLIKPSEKIPLDGIIIEGQSSVNESMLTGESLPIAKAKGDKVFGATLNQDGIIKIKVTQVGENTVLAQIIKTVEEAQIFKAPIQKLADKIAGIFVPVVIVIAALTFAGWYFITGNFSLGLINAVAVLIIACPCALGIATPVAVMVGTGVGARSGILIKNGESFEKAKNIDTIIFDKTGTLTKGEPKVEKILINKEYNLGEEKILKIAASLASGSEHPLSKAVGELAEEKNVLLAKLENFKEKPGEGVMGICQEHKKELLLGNRKLFAAKGVSTGWLDKILEEYKDSGGTVIFAGHGGEIIGGFLIADEVKASAAGAIAEIKKMGLEPVMISGDNKNTARIVAGKLGIDNYLAEVTPNEKQAEVKKIQAQGKKVVFVGDGINDAPSLVLSDLGIAMGSGTDIAKESGNIIIMKNDPLKVVEAIKLAKKTFKIIKQNLFWAFFYNTAAIPLAILGLVNPMIAAAAMSLSSVSVITNSLRIYKGK, from the coding sequence ATGAAAAAAATAATTTTGAAAATTAAAGGCATGGATTGCGCCAGCTGCGCTATCAATATTACCAAGCGTCTGGAAAAGCAAGCTGGCGTTATTTCGGTTAATCTTAATTTCGCCACGGAGAAAGCCAATATTGAGTATGATGAAAAAAAGACAAGTTTAAAAAATATAAAAAGAGTTATTACGGATACTGGCTACCAGATTAACGAGGGAGATAAGCATAAAGACCATGGGCAGGGAGAGCCCGGCGGGCATGAACATGATGGCAATGAGAAGAAACTGAAAATGAAAGTTATCGCCGCCATTATTTTAACTTTACCGGTTGCGGTTAAGATGATTTGGGCCTGGGAAATTAGAGGAGAGTTTTTGGGGATTTCAACTACGGACTGGCTCCAGGCAATTTTAACCTTTATTGTGGTTTTTATTTTTGGCTGGCAATTTCACAAAAACTCTTTAAAACAAGCCCAAAGATGGGAGGCCAATATGGACACGCTTGTATCGCTGGGCACAGCCGTGGCTTTTGGCTACAGCTTATGGGCTTTACTTTCCGGTGGGCATTTGTATTTTGAGAGCGCGGCGGTTATTACCACTTTAATTTTATTAGGTAAATATCTTGAAGTTAAAACAAAGGGCCGGGCTTCTTTGGCGATGAAAAAACTGATGGAACTGGGCGTAAAAAAAGCCAGAATGATTCATGAGAACGGGGAAGAAATGGAAATGGATATAGCCAAAATAAGAATTGGCGACATTCTTCTGATTAAGCCAAGCGAAAAAATTCCTTTGGACGGGATTATTATAGAAGGGCAGTCTAGCGTTAATGAATCAATGCTTACGGGCGAAAGCCTGCCCATAGCCAAGGCCAAGGGTGATAAAGTTTTTGGGGCAACCTTAAATCAGGACGGAATAATAAAAATTAAGGTTACGCAGGTGGGGGAAAATACTGTTTTGGCCCAGATTATTAAGACCGTGGAAGAGGCCCAAATTTTTAAAGCGCCGATTCAGAAATTGGCGGATAAAATCGCCGGCATTTTCGTTCCGGTTGTGATAGTTATCGCTGCTTTAACTTTTGCTGGCTGGTATTTTATAACCGGTAATTTTTCTCTTGGCTTGATAAATGCGGTCGCGGTTTTGATAATCGCCTGCCCCTGCGCTTTGGGCATTGCCACGCCCGTGGCCGTAATGGTCGGAACCGGAGTGGGAGCCAGAAGCGGGATTTTAATTAAAAACGGGGAGAGCTTTGAAAAAGCTAAAAACATAGATACAATTATTTTCGACAAGACAGGAACTTTAACCAAGGGCGAGCCAAAGGTGGAAAAAATTTTAATAAACAAAGAATATAATCTCGGAGAGGAAAAAATTTTAAAGATTGCCGCTTCCTTGGCTTCTGGTTCAGAGCACCCCTTGTCTAAGGCGGTAGGGGAATTGGCCGAAGAGAAAAATGTCCTTTTGGCGAAATTAGAAAATTTTAAAGAAAAGCCAGGAGAAGGAGTAATGGGAATCTGCCAAGAGCATAAAAAAGAATTGTTACTCGGCAACCGGAAGCTGTTTGCAGCCAAAGGAGTAAGTACCGGTTGGTTGGATAAAATTTTGGAGGAATATAAAGATTCCGGGGGAACTGTGATTTTTGCCGGGCATGGCGGGGAAATTATAGGCGGATTTCTGATCGCTGATGAAGTTAAGGCCAGCGCGGCCGGGGCAATAGCCGAAATTAAAAAAATGGGTCTAGAGCCCGTGATGATCAGCGGTGACAATAAAAATACGGCTCGGATCGTGGCCGGGAAATTGGGCATAGATAATTATTTGGCGGAAGTGACGCCAAATGAAAAGCAGGCCGAAGTGAAAAAAATTCAGGCGCAAGGCAAGAAAGTGGTTTTTGTCGGAGACGGTATTAATGACGCGCCGTCCTTAGTTCTGTCTGATTTAGGCATAGCCATGGGTTCGGGCACGGATATTGCTAAAGAATCAGGCAATATTATTATTATGAAAAATGACCCACTAAAAGTTGTGGAAGCGATTAAGCTGGCGAAAAAGACTTTTAAAATAATAAAACAAAATTTATTCTGGGCCTTTTTCTATAATACGGCCGCCATACCCTTGGCTATCTTAGGGCTGGTTAATCCGATGATTGCGGCGGCCGCTATGAGTCTTTCCAGCGTTTCCGTAATTACTAATAGCTTAAGGATTTACAAAGGGAAGTAA
- a CDS encoding ATP-grasp domain-containing protein, with translation MSSNGNFQGKTILLVNTGSVKKKFILKKLKKMELTVVALNREKNWATGYVDHWILADTNNHGQALEALESFLAANPAVKIDGVVTFWEDDVLLASKISDRLNLIGIPFKIAKKARNKYLFREFCQENKIKTPKYALVKYRDLDYIGQNFNFPLVIKPAYGSSSAFVVKVENKEELANTYNYVKKNMSATAESALSDGLEILAEEYIDGEEVDINIILQNGKIKFSSIVDNYKTAEPFFVETQWAIPSSLPRNDQQALTEMAEMILEKLGVQNGCIHFEAKMTKEGPVPIETNLRMGGDETYSFTTEAWQVDLIENIVKIALGVYIEKIKKPEIPHKYLVSYDFIPEYSGILVKLNIDENIKKNEHLEELHIFKKIGDPILVPPEGYEYLGWVSVSGNNPLDAEDNLKNILRYIKYEVVKFDPSSSIGKTLRRNRFSSAAMNKNLLRSMAKIERIKRFKVEDQRKLHIGIACNIYQDEQMAVEADLTSVGKNIEKTLKERGYKVTFFDFNDLPKAFNDLRKSNVDLVFNVCERINNSSLLEPHVAAILDTLQIPYTGSNPFTLGLCIDKIRVKKLLNYHNIPTPKWDYAYSLEDKIDDDLRYPLIIKPANTDNSIGITNDSVVTDKVGLERQIKKVTEEMDQPALVEEYIEGDEYDVSILGSEEDDLRVLPLSRSIFDKMPEGYWHIYPFDAKWTDNPAYKQGITVQRPAKNISKKLESLITEISLDTYNILDCHDYGRVEVRVDKNNNPYVLELNPNPSINIGDCVSAAAEFLNMNYGDFLEEIIRMTIRRYKNRPPYYHLQGNLI, from the coding sequence ATGAGCTCAAACGGAAATTTCCAGGGTAAAACCATTCTTTTAGTTAACACCGGATCCGTAAAAAAGAAATTCATTTTAAAAAAATTAAAAAAAATGGAATTAACCGTTGTCGCCCTGAACAGGGAAAAAAATTGGGCGACCGGTTATGTTGACCATTGGATTTTGGCTGATACCAATAACCATGGCCAGGCGCTTGAGGCTCTGGAATCTTTTCTGGCCGCCAATCCAGCCGTCAAAATTGACGGCGTTGTTACTTTTTGGGAAGACGACGTTCTTCTTGCTTCCAAAATTTCGGACCGCTTAAATCTTATCGGCATTCCTTTCAAAATTGCCAAAAAGGCCAGAAACAAATATCTTTTCAGGGAGTTTTGCCAAGAAAATAAAATAAAGACTCCTAAGTACGCTTTGGTAAAATACAGAGACCTTGATTATATCGGCCAAAATTTTAATTTCCCCCTGGTAATAAAACCGGCTTACGGATCGTCAAGCGCTTTTGTCGTTAAGGTGGAAAATAAAGAGGAACTGGCCAACACCTATAATTACGTTAAAAAAAATATGTCAGCGACAGCCGAATCGGCGCTGTCCGACGGATTGGAAATACTGGCGGAAGAATATATTGACGGAGAGGAAGTGGATATTAATATAATTTTGCAGAACGGAAAAATAAAATTTTCTTCCATTGTGGACAATTATAAAACCGCTGAACCATTTTTCGTGGAAACCCAATGGGCCATTCCTTCCAGCCTGCCCAGAAATGACCAGCAAGCTTTAACGGAAATGGCGGAAATGATTTTGGAAAAGCTGGGGGTCCAGAACGGCTGCATCCATTTTGAAGCCAAAATGACAAAGGAAGGCCCGGTGCCGATAGAAACTAACTTAAGAATGGGCGGAGACGAAACTTATTCTTTCACTACGGAAGCCTGGCAAGTGGACTTGATTGAAAATATAGTAAAAATCGCCCTGGGAGTTTATATAGAAAAAATTAAAAAACCGGAAATACCCCACAAATACCTTGTCAGCTACGATTTTATACCGGAATACTCCGGCATCTTGGTAAAATTGAATATTGACGAAAACATTAAAAAAAATGAGCATTTGGAAGAATTGCATATTTTCAAAAAAATCGGCGACCCGATTTTGGTTCCGCCCGAAGGTTACGAATATTTGGGCTGGGTGAGCGTTTCCGGAAACAACCCCCTTGACGCCGAAGACAACCTGAAAAATATCCTTAGATACATAAAGTACGAGGTGGTAAAATTCGATCCGTCTTCCTCAATTGGGAAAACTCTGCGCCGCAACCGCTTTTCTTCGGCCGCTATGAACAAAAATCTGCTTAGAAGCATGGCTAAAATTGAAAGGATTAAAAGATTCAAGGTGGAGGACCAGCGCAAACTCCATATCGGCATAGCCTGCAATATCTATCAGGATGAGCAAATGGCCGTGGAAGCGGACCTTACTTCGGTTGGAAAAAATATAGAAAAAACCCTCAAGGAAAGAGGATACAAAGTCACTTTTTTCGATTTTAATGATCTGCCCAAAGCTTTTAATGACTTGAGAAAAAGCAATGTCGACTTGGTTTTTAATGTTTGCGAAAGGATTAATAATTCCAGCCTGCTTGAGCCGCATGTCGCCGCCATTCTTGATACCCTGCAAATTCCTTACACAGGATCCAATCCCTTTACCTTGGGTTTATGCATTGATAAAATCAGGGTAAAAAAATTGCTGAATTACCATAATATTCCCACGCCGAAATGGGATTACGCTTACAGCTTGGAAGATAAAATTGATGACGACCTGAGATATCCCTTGATTATCAAACCGGCCAATACTGACAATTCCATCGGCATAACTAACGATTCTGTCGTCACGGATAAGGTTGGCCTGGAAAGGCAGATAAAAAAAGTTACGGAGGAAATGGACCAGCCGGCCCTGGTGGAAGAATATATTGAAGGCGACGAATATGATGTTTCTATCCTGGGCAGCGAGGAAGACGACTTGCGAGTTTTGCCTTTGTCGCGTTCCATTTTTGACAAGATGCCGGAGGGCTATTGGCATATTTATCCTTTTGACGCCAAATGGACGGATAACCCAGCCTATAAACAAGGCATAACGGTGCAAAGGCCGGCAAAAAATATCAGCAAAAAACTGGAATCTTTGATAACGGAAATATCTCTAGATACCTATAATATCCTAGACTGCCACGATTATGGCCGGGTAGAAGTCCGGGTTGATAAAAACAATAATCCCTATGTCCTGGAATTAAACCCCAATCCTTCCATAAATATCGGCGACTGCGTATCGGCCGCGGCTGAATTTTTAAACATGAACTATGGCGACTTTCTGGAGGAAATAATCAGGATGACAATCAGGCGATATAAAAACCGGCCGCCCTACTACCATTTGCAGGGAAATCTTATATAA
- a CDS encoding type II secretion system protein, translating to MAMPLKKYNRGFTLIELLMVIAIIAVLATFAMVAFSGTRAKARDAKRLNDLNQIGRFLSFGCLTPETGAGEYDLNELIAEYKSRYPQQANLLPKNIRDPKTGTDSVSNYKYIVSVDNKCVLYANLENDKQEVTLPGPSEPTPGGGKGIFAAPASGWNGSSKYFQVSN from the coding sequence ATGGCCATGCCGTTAAAAAAATATAATCGCGGTTTCACCTTGATTGAACTCTTGATGGTTATCGCCATTATCGCGGTTCTAGCTACTTTTGCCATGGTGGCTTTCTCCGGTACGCGGGCAAAAGCGCGCGATGCCAAGCGTCTAAACGACCTAAACCAGATAGGCCGTTTTCTAAGTTTTGGCTGTTTAACTCCGGAAACCGGAGCTGGAGAGTATGATTTAAATGAATTGATTGCCGAGTATAAAAGCAGATATCCGCAACAAGCCAATCTTCTTCCTAAGAATATCCGCGACCCGAAAACCGGCACGGATAGCGTATCCAATTATAAATATATAGTTTCGGTTGATAATAAGTGCGTCCTGTACGCTAATTTAGAAAATGACAAGCAGGAAGTAACTTTGCCGGGCCCATCAGAACCGACTCCGGGCGGAGGAAAGGGGATTTTCGCGGCTCCAGCAAGCGGTTGGAACGGAAGCAGTAAATATTTCCAGGTTTCAAATTGA
- the rplJ gene encoding 50S ribosomal protein L10, with protein MPKTREQKKEILENLTEKIKRAKSVVFAKFDGLGVKENEDLRDKLKKGGSEYYVAKKTLMDLAFKDSQVKDLSIRNFEGKVAAIFSYDDEVAPAKITGEFKKGTPEKISFLGGILENKFISSETVETLSALPGKKELYAKMVGSMKAPVSGFVNVLSGNLRGLVCALNAIKEKKVN; from the coding sequence ATGCCTAAAACAAGAGAGCAAAAAAAGGAAATTTTAGAAAATTTAACCGAAAAAATAAAGCGGGCCAAGTCGGTTGTTTTCGCCAAGTTTGATGGCCTGGGAGTCAAAGAAAACGAAGATTTGAGGGATAAGCTTAAAAAAGGAGGGAGTGAATATTATGTGGCTAAAAAAACTTTGATGGATTTGGCTTTTAAGGACAGCCAGGTTAAAGATTTGAGTATCAGAAATTTTGAAGGAAAAGTAGCGGCTATTTTCAGTTATGATGACGAAGTCGCCCCGGCCAAAATTACGGGTGAGTTCAAAAAAGGGACGCCGGAAAAGATTAGCTTTCTCGGCGGGATTTTAGAGAATAAATTCATTTCCTCGGAAACGGTGGAGACTTTGTCCGCCCTGCCGGGCAAAAAGGAATTGTATGCCAAGATGGTTGGCTCCATGAAAGCCCCTGTTTCCGGTTTTGTTAATGTCCTTTCCGGCAATCTGCGCGGCCTGGTCTGCGCTCTAAACGCGATTAAAGAAAAAAAAGTTAATTAA
- a CDS encoding TIGR00730 family Rossman fold protein: MKTIKKALSKKNIKPIKKRATAPLYPDPDLPPVKEDFRKTFEWRIFKIMAEFIDGFHFLADFKKTVTVFGSTVLPETNPHYKAARKFGELMAKRGYTIITGGGPGIMEAANRGAFEAGGDSIGINIELPEGQRMNRYVNKPIGFNYFFTRKVMLSFSSDAYIFFPGGFGTLDEFFEMVTLAQTKKLGRKVPIIVVGRDYWEPLFKWLKEGVYGKYGAVKKADLDIINIVATAEEAAKLVSKLVAKNK; the protein is encoded by the coding sequence ATGAAAACAATAAAAAAAGCTTTGTCTAAAAAAAATATAAAACCGATAAAAAAACGAGCAACCGCCCCTCTTTATCCAGATCCAGATTTACCGCCGGTTAAAGAGGATTTTCGTAAGACTTTTGAGTGGCGGATATTTAAGATAATGGCTGAATTTATTGACGGTTTTCATTTTCTGGCCGATTTTAAAAAAACAGTTACCGTTTTTGGTTCAACCGTTTTGCCGGAAACAAATCCGCATTATAAGGCGGCGCGTAAATTCGGAGAACTTATGGCGAAAAGGGGATATACGATTATAACCGGGGGCGGCCCGGGAATAATGGAGGCGGCTAATCGCGGGGCTTTTGAGGCCGGCGGCGATTCAATCGGTATCAATATTGAACTTCCCGAAGGCCAAAGAATGAACCGGTATGTCAACAAACCGATCGGTTTTAATTATTTTTTTACCAGAAAAGTGATGCTGTCTTTTTCTTCCGACGCCTATATTTTTTTTCCGGGCGGCTTTGGGACTTTGGACGAGTTTTTTGAGATGGTCACTCTGGCGCAAACAAAAAAACTCGGCCGCAAGGTGCCGATAATTGTTGTTGGCCGAGATTATTGGGAACCCCTTTTTAAATGGCTCAAAGAAGGTGTTTATGGAAAATATGGAGCGGTAAAAAAGGCCGATTTGGATATAATAAATATCGTGGCAACGGCCGAAGAAGCGGCGAAATTAGTTTCCAAACTTGTTGCGAAAAATAAATAA
- a CDS encoding metal-sensing transcriptional repressor, translating to MDNKKTKTLINFKKTQSLMAKIIRMVENKEYCINIMQQNLAAIGLLKSAHQMLMENHLNTCFKNAMAAKNEKLKQEMIEEILKVSKLANK from the coding sequence ATGGACAACAAAAAAACGAAAACGCTAATTAATTTTAAAAAAACCCAGAGTCTGATGGCGAAAATTATAAGAATGGTTGAGAATAAAGAGTATTGCATTAACATTATGCAGCAGAATTTGGCGGCGATCGGTCTTTTAAAATCGGCCCACCAGATGCTTATGGAAAATCATCTTAATACCTGCTTTAAAAACGCTATGGCGGCCAAAAATGAAAAATTAAAGCAGGAAATGATAGAAGAGATTTTAAAGGTGAGTAAACTAGCAAATAAATAG
- the rplL gene encoding 50S ribosomal protein L7/L12, giving the protein MAEEIKTTAPAEPGTEEKKEVEVPEKFKSLVGEIEKMSVLDLAELVKILEDKFGVSAAAPAMMMAGPVAGNGAPAEEKTSFDVELTEAGGNKIAVIKAVRVVTDMGLKDAKDLVDGAPKMVKEGVKKEDAESIKKTLEEAGAKVTLK; this is encoded by the coding sequence ATGGCAGAAGAAATTAAAACAACCGCTCCGGCTGAGCCGGGGACGGAAGAAAAAAAGGAAGTGGAAGTTCCTGAAAAATTCAAATCTTTAGTCGGAGAGATTGAAAAAATGTCCGTCCTTGATTTGGCCGAATTGGTTAAAATCCTGGAAGACAAATTTGGCGTCTCCGCCGCCGCTCCGGCCATGATGATGGCTGGCCCGGTTGCCGGTAATGGCGCTCCGGCCGAAGAAAAAACCAGCTTTGACGTGGAGCTGACCGAAGCCGGAGGCAACAAGATCGCTGTGATTAAAGCGGTTCGAGTTGTGACCGATATGGGCTTAAAAGACGCTAAGGATTTGGTAGACGGCGCTCCGAAAATGGTGAAAGAGGGCGTGAAAAAAGAAGACGCGGAAAGTATAAAAAAGACCTTAGAAGAAGCTGGCGCCAAAGTGACTCTGAAATAA
- a CDS encoding RNA polymerase sigma factor: MPENNNHKEKTDEELVNLSLNNQDCFLYLMKRYEKKLLAYILKISSFNHDEAEDILQEVFIKIYKNLNDFDTGLKFSSWAYRITHNQVISHYRKVKSRPQAVSLDLNDKILANLSSDLDIREEIDISYFKKNVKKILENLDIKYREVLVLKFLEEKGYKEISDILKKPMGTVATLINRAKREFRQELERQKIKI, translated from the coding sequence ATGCCAGAAAATAACAATCATAAAGAAAAAACCGATGAAGAATTAGTTAATTTGTCTTTGAATAACCAAGATTGTTTTTTATATTTAATGAAGCGGTACGAAAAGAAATTGTTGGCTTATATCTTAAAAATATCAAGTTTTAACCATGATGAAGCCGAGGATATATTGCAGGAGGTCTTTATAAAAATTTATAAAAACCTAAATGATTTTGACACGGGTTTGAAATTTTCCTCCTGGGCTTATCGTATTACCCATAATCAGGTTATAAGCCATTATCGGAAAGTGAAGTCCAGGCCGCAGGCCGTTTCCTTGGATTTAAATGATAAAATTTTAGCGAATTTATCTTCTGATTTAGATATTCGGGAAGAAATTGATATCAGTTATTTTAAAAAAAATGTAAAGAAAATTTTAGAAAATTTAGATATAAAATACCGCGAAGTTTTAGTTTTGAAATTTTTGGAAGAAAAAGGCTATAAGGAAATATCGGATATTTTAAAAAAGCCGATGGGAACGGTGGCGACTTTAATCAATCGGGCGAAAAGAGAATTTAGACAGGAACTAGAAAGACAAAAAATTAAAATATAA
- a CDS encoding sulfite exporter TauE/SafE family protein, with amino-acid sequence MLKKIKFHISGLHCRSCETLIETEIDVLPGVNKVEVNYKSGEAEVVFDDKKIGKEKIFFEIKKLNYQVKDTEAGADEKKEGEKNFNSKPFMYGLAIFLALVFLIEIYLIIQKFGGFSLLARLNEGNISYGLIFVIGLLAGFHCVGMCGGLVVAYSASHIKGIKDLPDAERKKKSLAPHWQYNAGRFISYTSIGGILGGVGSFFGINPTFTGIITLGAGLFMILMGLSFLSNWQVLEKTKPRTPQFIARFLYNQKHSRNAKGPFIIGLLNGFMPCGPLQAMQLYALASGSVTRGAISMAVYVLGTIPLMFGFGVALSSIGQQYTKKIIKVSGVLVMILGLFMANRGLTNFGYGFNNLNFKNNVGQKELPVTGDAKEYQTARMELTYSGYKPNVLYIKKGAPVRWVIEVKQMSGCTDAIMIESLGIKKDLQYGENIIEFTPPDNVSEIKFSCWMRMVWGKFIIMDKNAK; translated from the coding sequence ATGCTTAAAAAAATTAAATTTCATATTTCCGGCCTTCATTGCCGGAGTTGCGAAACTTTGATCGAAACGGAAATTGACGTTTTGCCCGGCGTTAATAAAGTTGAGGTTAATTATAAAAGCGGTGAAGCGGAAGTTGTGTTTGATGATAAAAAAATCGGAAAAGAAAAAATTTTTTTCGAGATTAAGAAACTCAACTATCAGGTTAAAGACACGGAGGCTGGGGCTGATGAAAAAAAAGAGGGGGAAAAAAATTTTAATTCTAAGCCGTTCATGTACGGTTTGGCCATTTTTTTGGCTTTAGTTTTTTTAATAGAAATATATCTTATTATCCAGAAATTCGGCGGGTTTTCTTTACTGGCCAGATTGAACGAAGGTAATATTAGCTATGGCCTTATTTTTGTTATCGGCCTTTTGGCCGGCTTCCATTGCGTCGGTATGTGCGGCGGGTTAGTGGTGGCTTATTCCGCCAGCCATATTAAAGGGATAAAAGATCTGCCGGACGCGGAAAGAAAGAAAAAATCGTTAGCGCCGCATTGGCAATATAATGCCGGGCGTTTTATTTCTTATACCTCTATCGGCGGTATCCTAGGCGGTGTTGGTTCTTTTTTTGGCATTAACCCGACTTTTACCGGCATAATTACTTTAGGCGCCGGTTTGTTTATGATTTTAATGGGCTTGTCTTTCCTAAGCAATTGGCAGGTCTTGGAAAAGACAAAGCCAAGAACTCCGCAATTTATCGCTCGGTTTCTCTATAATCAGAAACATAGCCGAAATGCCAAAGGCCCCTTTATTATTGGGCTTCTTAATGGCTTTATGCCTTGCGGGCCATTGCAAGCTATGCAGCTTTATGCCTTGGCTTCCGGGAGCGTTACGAGAGGAGCGATCAGTATGGCGGTTTACGTTTTGGGCACGATTCCTTTAATGTTTGGTTTTGGCGTAGCCCTGTCTAGTATAGGCCAGCAATACACAAAAAAGATAATAAAGGTTTCAGGCGTCTTGGTTATGATTCTAGGATTATTTATGGCTAACCGGGGGCTTACCAATTTCGGCTACGGCTTTAACAACCTTAATTTTAAAAATAATGTCGGGCAAAAAGAGCTTCCGGTAACTGGGGACGCAAAAGAATATCAGACCGCCAGAATGGAATTAACCTATTCAGGCTATAAGCCCAATGTCCTTTACATTAAAAAAGGCGCGCCGGTGCGCTGGGTAATTGAGGTTAAGCAGATGAGCGGCTGCACAGACGCAATCATGATAGAGTCTCTGGGCATAAAAAAAGATTTGCAGTATGGTGAGAATATTATAGAGTTTACGCCGCCGGATAATGTTTCGGAAATAAAATTTTCCTGTTGGATGCGCATGGTCTGGGGCAAATTTATAATTATGGATAAAAACGCAAAATAA
- a CDS encoding ArsR family transcriptional regulator produces MLGKLFGSNTRVKILKLFLLHPGEKYYIRQLARDLKLQVNSVRRELENLEEFGLLSSHTGAGEENALQKSQEEKQNMERLLRGEIVKSAVKKVDAVNAGGGEKKYYQANKNFVLFEEMKALVVKAQVLYEKDFIKKLNKIGSPKLFILTGVFINSQHAPTDMLIVGRINKDKLARTVRELEREMGRQINYTLMDTKEFKYRKDITDIFLYSILEGNKVVVVDELGVS; encoded by the coding sequence ATGCTGGGAAAATTATTCGGCTCTAACACGAGAGTAAAAATTCTAAAACTATTTCTTCTCCACCCCGGGGAGAAATATTATATTCGCCAACTGGCCCGAGATTTAAAATTACAGGTCAATTCCGTCCGCAGGGAACTAGAGAATCTGGAAGAGTTTGGATTGCTTTCTTCCCACACCGGCGCGGGGGAAGAAAACGCCCTTCAAAAATCCCAGGAGGAAAAGCAAAACATGGAAAGATTGTTGCGGGGAGAAATTGTAAAATCAGCCGTGAAAAAAGTTGATGCCGTAAATGCCGGCGGCGGTGAGAAGAAATATTACCAGGCAAATAAAAATTTTGTCCTGTTTGAAGAGATGAAAGCCTTGGTTGTCAAAGCCCAAGTTTTGTATGAAAAAGATTTCATCAAGAAACTTAACAAAATCGGCAGTCCGAAACTTTTTATTTTAACCGGCGTTTTTATAAATAGCCAGCATGCCCCGACCGACATGCTTATTGTCGGGCGCATAAACAAAGACAAGTTGGCCAGGACAGTCAGAGAATTGGAAAGAGAAATGGGCCGCCAAATAAATTATACCCTGATGGATACAAAAGAATTTAAATACAGAAAAGACATTACTGATATTTTTTTATATAGTATCCTGGAAGGAAACAAAGTGGTCGTAGTAGATGAACTGGGCGTAAGTTAA